A section of the Cyanobacteria bacterium GSL.Bin1 genome encodes:
- a CDS encoding DUF427 domain-containing protein has translation MANPPDIKTLMPHLLATRAKWEKLPPPDLVRQIPGSNQESVWDYPRPPEIRLAEASIRAYLGDTLVMESSRAKRIVETAGAPVYYAPPKDWREDVLVTNGEFSICEWKGVATQYDVVAGGLRAKWGAFSYDNPLTDLNRGFEQLAGWVAPHPAQLTCFLGDERAKPQPGGLYAGWVTSRVVGPIKGGSDTAHW, from the coding sequence ATGGCTAACCCTCCAGACATCAAAACCCTGATGCCCCATCTGCTTGCCACCAGAGCAAAATGGGAAAAACTCCCGCCCCCTGATCTCGTTCGCCAGATACCGGGATCGAATCAAGAAAGTGTCTGGGACTACCCTCGCCCGCCAGAAATCCGTCTTGCCGAAGCATCCATTCGCGCTTATCTCGGAGACACTCTAGTGATGGAAAGCAGTCGCGCCAAAAGGATTGTCGAAACTGCCGGTGCGCCAGTTTATTATGCTCCTCCTAAAGATTGGCGAGAGGATGTCTTAGTGACGAATGGTGAGTTTTCTATCTGTGAGTGGAAAGGGGTCGCTACTCAATATGATGTGGTTGCAGGGGGACTCAGGGCAAAATGGGGAGCGTTTTCTTATGATAATCCTCTAACGGATTTGAATCGGGGCTTTGAGCAACTGGCAGGCTGGGTTGCCCCTCATCCAGCACAGCTCACCTGTTTTCTGGGAGATGAACGCGCTAAACCGCAACCGGGAGGTCTTTATGCGGGATGGGTTACGTCTCGTGTCGTTGGTCCGATTAAAGGCGGTTCTGATACGGCTCACTGGTAA
- a CDS encoding GNAT family N-acetyltransferase: MNIVIAHDFNDFARCIMIRTRVFVIEQNICAEIETDKWENSSTHYLATDGEKALATARWRLIDNQAAKIERVAVLKEARGQGVGTALMRYLLQEIHSQPNIQTIKLGSQNSAIPFYEKLGFQVIGKEYLDAGIPHHLMVKNNSDV; the protein is encoded by the coding sequence ATGAACATTGTTATTGCTCATGACTTTAATGATTTCGCTCGGTGCATCATGATTCGTACACGGGTTTTTGTTATCGAACAAAATATTTGCGCTGAGATTGAAACCGATAAATGGGAAAATTCCTCCACTCATTACCTTGCGACTGATGGGGAAAAAGCTCTAGCAACAGCGCGATGGAGATTAATTGACAACCAAGCCGCTAAGATTGAACGGGTTGCCGTTTTGAAAGAAGCACGGGGTCAAGGGGTGGGAACGGCATTGATGCGCTACCTTCTCCAAGAGATTCATTCTCAGCCCAATATCCAAACCATTAAACTGGGCTCTCAAAATTCAGCCATTCCCTTTTATGAAAAACTGGGCTTTCAAGTCATCGGTAAAGAATACCTCGATGCTGGCATTCCCCATCACCTCATGGTTAAAAATAATTCTGATGTATGA
- a CDS encoding DUF1643 domain-containing protein → MNRGAIIDPTGCYRYLLWREWEPNTSRITFIMLNPSRADATVDDPTIRRCLGFAQDWGYGSLAVVNLFAYRTFNPTILKEVSDPIGPENDQYLQETIQQGHLTVIAWGNRGNLNHRSQEVMKWLTELDFLYCLGITQCGFPRHPLYLKKDTPLMRYSP, encoded by the coding sequence ATGAATCGCGGTGCAATTATTGACCCAACGGGCTGCTATCGCTACTTGCTGTGGCGAGAATGGGAACCGAACACTTCTCGGATTACCTTTATCATGCTCAATCCCAGTCGCGCCGATGCCACGGTTGATGACCCCACGATTCGCCGTTGTTTGGGGTTTGCTCAAGATTGGGGATATGGTTCCTTAGCCGTGGTTAATCTTTTTGCTTACCGCACCTTTAATCCGACTATTTTGAAAGAAGTCAGTGACCCGATTGGACCCGAAAATGATCAATATCTTCAAGAAACCATTCAACAGGGACACTTAACGGTTATCGCTTGGGGAAATCGAGGCAATTTGAATCATCGCTCGCAAGAAGTGATGAAGTGGCTCACTGAGTTGGACTTCCTTTACTGTCTAGGGATTACCCAGTGTGGTTTTCCTCGCCATCCTCTTTATCTGAAAAAAGACACGCCATTGATGCGCTATTCCCCTTAA
- a CDS encoding site-specific integrase produces MADSELVEGILIPSTQSKPPLSTLEPEEKCSFTSDDQVVQDWLADKSAHTQKSYFATLQQFLGLIGGKPLRAVAKSDIRMFLDYCLHERANSSDTVNKKLAALKSLFRHCVSEYYRDFNPAKMHPLWL; encoded by the coding sequence ATGGCTGATTCGGAACTGGTGGAGGGGATACTGATCCCCTCAACACAATCCAAACCCCCTCTCTCAACATTGGAGCCAGAAGAAAAATGTTCCTTTACCTCTGATGACCAGGTGGTACAAGATTGGTTAGCAGATAAGAGTGCGCATACGCAGAAGAGTTACTTTGCTACGCTACAGCAGTTTTTGGGCTTGATTGGCGGGAAACCGTTACGCGCTGTTGCCAAGTCTGATATCAGAATGTTTTTGGATTATTGTTTGCATGAACGAGCAAATTCGTCCGATACGGTGAACAAGAAGTTAGCAGCCCTGAAGTCTTTGTTTCGTCACTGTGTTTCGGAGTATTATCGCGACTTTAATCCGGCTAAGATGCACCCACTCTGGCTGTAA
- a CDS encoding SWIM zinc finger domain-containing protein, with protein sequence MVIPNLTYAVIEENTRPQSLERGQDYFHTGAVFSVTQRKQTISSQVEGNEIDPYHITITFDDHGITHTTCTCAYSFEGWCKHIVATLLFCLNQPEEIQERPSLNELLDQLNLVQTQNLIQALVENDPTLIEEIDFQVSRLFTATPAPTESKSSKAQPKRTTVDSAPFKRRVEQILHDTVLAWENGWDDNDVELRLSRLIDEAMTFAERGDGNNALMILQGIIEGCFENWDVVSDYGLEPEDIDIDFDRACTEAILSEDFMEEEVLLWQEAIEMWQEEWGSFAMALEALRQGWDYPPLLKVLSGETPEQRPWRGEPPEWAEDLSRVRLKILERQERYEEYLRLAKAEGQIEDYLIMLARLGRVEQVMALAPTAINSFLEAKALAETLWEKEYQSQALIIAQLGLELCFDPQDNDFLVRDSGFAIWTSKLAETIGDSEAALEAKIIAFKMEPSFSDYERLEALAHNWSDLRTELLQSLRETDSWRAETAKVNIFLKEGLIEDAIAIVSHLSSYHTQLIFKVMDQVLESHSQWIIDSAKARAESIIERSDAKSYEAAVQWLKRVHATYLAINQESEWLQYREQLVKTHGRKRKLMGLMENQGL encoded by the coding sequence ATGGTGATTCCGAACTTAACGTATGCTGTCATTGAGGAAAATACCAGACCTCAGTCTTTAGAGCGCGGTCAAGATTATTTTCACACGGGAGCCGTCTTCTCCGTAACACAGCGCAAGCAGACCATTTCTAGTCAAGTAGAAGGGAATGAAATCGACCCTTATCACATTACAATCACTTTTGACGACCACGGAATCACCCACACCACCTGCACTTGTGCCTATAGCTTTGAAGGGTGGTGCAAACATATTGTCGCGACACTTCTGTTTTGTTTAAATCAGCCTGAGGAGATTCAAGAACGCCCGAGTCTCAATGAATTACTCGATCAATTGAATCTTGTCCAAACCCAAAATTTGATTCAAGCACTGGTGGAAAACGATCCGACCCTGATCGAAGAGATTGATTTTCAGGTCAGTCGTTTATTTACAGCAACGCCAGCCCCCACAGAGTCAAAATCAAGCAAAGCCCAACCGAAGCGAACAACGGTTGATTCCGCTCCCTTTAAGCGACGAGTGGAACAAATTCTGCACGATACTGTCCTCGCTTGGGAAAATGGTTGGGACGACAATGACGTTGAGTTGAGATTGTCTCGGCTCATTGATGAAGCGATGACATTTGCCGAACGCGGAGATGGCAACAATGCTTTAATGATTTTACAGGGAATTATCGAAGGATGTTTTGAAAATTGGGACGTGGTTTCTGACTATGGCTTAGAACCCGAAGATATAGACATTGATTTTGATCGCGCTTGTACCGAAGCGATTTTAAGTGAAGACTTCATGGAAGAGGAAGTTTTACTGTGGCAAGAAGCAATAGAAATGTGGCAAGAGGAATGGGGCAGTTTTGCAATGGCTCTGGAAGCCTTACGCCAAGGCTGGGATTATCCTCCCTTATTAAAGGTGCTATCCGGGGAAACGCCAGAACAACGACCTTGGCGAGGTGAACCCCCTGAGTGGGCAGAAGACTTGAGCCGAGTGCGTCTAAAAATTCTCGAACGGCAAGAACGTTATGAAGAATATCTTCGTTTAGCCAAAGCGGAAGGACAAATTGAAGACTACTTAATCATGCTGGCTCGGTTGGGACGAGTTGAACAAGTGATGGCCCTTGCTCCCACTGCGATCAATTCTTTCCTAGAAGCCAAAGCCTTAGCGGAAACCTTATGGGAAAAAGAATATCAATCACAAGCCCTAATCATTGCCCAATTGGGACTGGAATTGTGTTTCGATCCTCAAGATAACGACTTCTTAGTCCGAGATTCTGGATTTGCCATTTGGACCAGCAAGCTCGCAGAAACCATAGGCGATTCTGAGGCTGCTTTAGAAGCAAAGATCATTGCCTTCAAAATGGAACCGTCTTTCTCCGACTATGAAAGGCTCGAAGCCTTAGCTCACAATTGGTCAGACTTGAGAACAGAATTATTACAATCCCTCCGAGAAACCGATAGTTGGAGAGCAGAAACGGCAAAGGTCAATATTTTCTTAAAAGAAGGGTTGATCGAGGACGCGATCGCGATCGTGAGTCATTTATCCAGTTACCATACGCAACTCATTTTCAAAGTAATGGATCAGGTTCTCGAAAGTCATAGCCAATGGATCATTGATAGTGCCAAAGCCCGTGCTGAATCCATTATTGAACGTTCTGACGCTAAATCATACGAAGCTGCTGTGCAGTGGTTAAAACGAGTCCACGCTACTTATTTGGCAATTAACCAAGAATCGGAATGGCTCCAGTACCGAGAACAACTGGTGAAAACTCATGGTCGCAAACGCAAGTTAATGGGTTTGATGGAGAACCAGGGATTATAA
- a CDS encoding dTDP-4-dehydrorhamnose 3,5-epimerase: MGLAKGVEIYALESIQGGMSQFYTPQASNETMLVEIPANSVDDLFVHHFQTDQLLVVRGSFILVVLQNRRYEYIHLRDRCPQVVKIPPGIPHTSINPYPENCLLVNAVLRHGSPHPKDYQPLPPPFPYNFDWVEKQLCKV; this comes from the coding sequence ATGGGTTTAGCCAAAGGTGTTGAAATTTATGCTTTAGAGTCTATTCAAGGGGGAATGTCACAGTTTTATACTCCCCAAGCCAGCAACGAAACAATGCTGGTTGAAATTCCAGCCAATAGTGTTGATGATTTGTTTGTCCATCATTTCCAAACTGATCAGTTATTAGTGGTACGGGGCAGTTTTATTCTTGTCGTGTTGCAAAATCGTCGCTATGAATACATTCATTTGCGCGATCGCTGCCCCCAAGTCGTCAAAATTCCGCCCGGGATTCCTCACACCTCAATTAATCCCTATCCGGAAAACTGTCTTCTAGTCAATGCAGTACTTAGACATGGCTCACCTCATCCCAAAGATTATCAGCCCTTACCCCCCCCTTTTCCCTATAACTTTGATTGGGTAGAAAAGCAACTCTGCAAAGTCTAG
- a CDS encoding response regulator, whose translation MPLLILVAEDDPGIQLAVQDYLELLGYRVVTAKNGDEALRQLETYHPHLIVADIKMPKKDGFELIHQVRERPEFRLLPVIFLTQRGTTADRIRGYQAGCDVYLPKPFEMEELGAVIRNLLARSQMTQSEQAFSPQANSLSFPEHEDGREDFHFTQRETDVLELLTQGLSNTEMGQKLHLSPRTVEKYVSSLLRKTDTNNRAELVSFALKHHLI comes from the coding sequence ATGCCCTTACTGATTTTGGTTGCTGAGGATGATCCCGGGATTCAACTCGCCGTACAAGACTACTTAGAACTCTTAGGTTATAGAGTGGTTACTGCCAAAAATGGTGATGAGGCATTACGGCAACTGGAAACCTATCATCCTCATCTGATTGTTGCCGATATCAAAATGCCAAAAAAAGATGGGTTTGAACTGATTCATCAAGTTCGCGAACGTCCAGAATTCCGGCTCTTACCGGTAATTTTTCTAACGCAACGGGGAACGACTGCTGATCGCATTCGGGGGTATCAAGCCGGTTGTGATGTTTATCTCCCCAAACCCTTTGAAATGGAAGAATTGGGAGCAGTGATTCGGAATTTATTAGCGCGATCGCAGATGACCCAATCGGAACAAGCGTTTAGTCCGCAAGCCAATTCCCTGTCGTTCCCTGAGCACGAAGATGGAAGAGAAGACTTTCATTTTACTCAACGGGAGACAGATGTTTTAGAACTCCTCACCCAAGGCTTATCCAACACTGAAATGGGGCAAAAATTACATCTCAGTCCCCGGACTGTGGAAAAATATGTCAGTAGTCTCTTACGCAAAACTGACACCAATAATCGTGCGGAATTAGTCAGCTTTGCGCTCAAACATCATCTGATTTGA
- the sfsA gene encoding DNA/RNA nuclease SfsA: MTGPIIYQYAPREKGTLIKRYKRFLADIELDSGDVITAHCPNTGPMTGVCTPGSLVLVSYSDNPKRKHAYTWEAIQVNDTIPTWVGINTNLPNRVIKYALEHHLLPDLAHCYQRVQPEVRYGKDNQSRIDFLLTGKEQAPIYLEVKNVTWAKEKQALFPDTVTTRGQKHLRELMALPPNAHAVMLYFINRGDCTDFSAGETADPKYAELLTDAMKKGVKVLPYRFENTVEGIKFLGKAEMIRH, translated from the coding sequence ATGACTGGACCTATAATTTATCAATATGCTCCCCGAGAAAAGGGGACCTTGATTAAACGCTATAAACGCTTTCTCGCTGATATTGAACTTGACTCAGGAGACGTCATTACTGCCCATTGTCCAAACACGGGTCCCATGACAGGAGTTTGTACACCCGGTAGCCTAGTGCTGGTTTCTTATAGCGATAATCCGAAGCGAAAACATGCCTACACCTGGGAAGCCATTCAAGTGAACGATACGATTCCGACTTGGGTGGGCATTAATACAAATTTACCGAATCGGGTGATTAAATATGCCTTAGAACATCATCTGTTACCCGATCTCGCCCATTGTTATCAAAGGGTACAACCAGAAGTCCGCTATGGCAAAGACAATCAAAGTCGGATTGATTTTTTATTAACAGGGAAGGAACAAGCCCCCATTTATTTAGAAGTGAAAAATGTCACGTGGGCAAAAGAAAAGCAAGCGTTGTTTCCTGATACCGTCACCACTCGGGGTCAAAAGCATTTACGAGAATTGATGGCACTACCCCCTAACGCTCATGCGGTTATGTTGTATTTTATTAATCGCGGGGATTGTACTGATTTCAGTGCCGGTGAAACCGCTGACCCGAAATATGCTGAACTGTTAACAGATGCAATGAAAAAAGGGGTGAAAGTGCTCCCCTATCGCTTTGAAAATACGGTTGAGGGCATTAAATTTTTAGGAAAAGCAGAGATGATTCGTCATTAG
- the psb27 gene encoding photosystem II protein Psb27, whose translation MFIKSMLKRLLAFSLVVMITVVGLAGCSGADTGLTGNYRQDTLTVLETLRTTLEIPVDDPNREEIREKAREQLNDYAARYRRNEQVAGLRSFTTMQTALNALANYYTSAYATRPIPQKVKDRVSQEFAQVERALRREET comes from the coding sequence ATGTTTATAAAATCAATGCTTAAACGATTGCTTGCTTTTAGTTTAGTGGTGATGATCACTGTTGTGGGTTTAGCTGGCTGTAGTGGCGCTGATACCGGCTTAACTGGAAATTATCGCCAAGATACCCTGACCGTTTTAGAAACGTTACGGACGACTCTCGAAATTCCCGTTGATGACCCCAACCGAGAAGAAATCCGAGAGAAAGCGCGTGAGCAACTGAATGATTATGCCGCTCGTTATCGTCGCAACGAACAAGTGGCTGGCCTCCGTTCTTTTACCACAATGCAAACGGCTCTCAATGCCTTAGCCAACTATTATACTTCGGCTTATGCCACACGGCCAATTCCCCAAAAAGTCAAAGATCGCGTCTCTCAAGAGTTTGCGCAAGTGGAACGGGCATTACGCCGGGAAGAAACCTAG
- a CDS encoding family 10 glycosylhydrolase — protein sequence MSNPFNSLKSLHSLLRFLILAILTTSLLVGITGSLSPVTAAQSNNYCRFNDRAIAQKDQLRNQVFNGDTNAEPEYQSLIQRHGEQLVECRNRTWPQTQAIWLRLYPCDTLPGRVEEILDHIVDSGYNEVYVEVFYSGQVLLPASENNTPWDSVLRSPSVSDKDLLAEVIAKGHERNLKVYAWLFSLNFGYAYAQRPDREQVLARNGYGRTNLSDSGEDAKAFVDPYNQQARQDYLQMLSQVLKREPDGVLFDYIRYPRSTGTKSVVTDVKNLWIYSDAAFNTLLNRALNEKGRFLIRRFIENGYITRNDVERVTEMEPKGKPPLWQGRKVKATEAKMTLEGRQTLLQEQLWYLSVAHAAQGVIDFLSLAADLVQGQNIPSGAVFFPDANRVVGEQGFDSRLQPWTRFNDVGQWHPMSYAVCGRASCIVDLVQRTMSVADSELEVVPALAGLWGRNYKDRPPLEMQMEAIRRKVPRVAGVSHFAYSWQFPERDRDRKFCSLGDN from the coding sequence ATGTCGAATCCGTTTAATTCCTTGAAGTCCCTGCATAGCTTACTTCGATTTCTAATCTTGGCAATTTTAACAACGAGTTTACTGGTGGGAATAACGGGGAGTTTATCCCCAGTGACGGCTGCTCAAAGTAATAACTATTGTCGATTTAACGATCGCGCGATCGCGCAGAAAGATCAGCTTCGCAACCAGGTATTTAACGGTGATACGAACGCCGAACCAGAGTATCAAAGTTTAATTCAACGCCACGGCGAACAACTGGTAGAGTGTCGAAACCGAACTTGGCCCCAAACCCAAGCGATTTGGCTAAGACTCTATCCCTGCGATACCTTACCGGGAAGAGTGGAAGAAATCTTAGATCATATTGTTGATTCCGGGTATAACGAAGTTTATGTAGAAGTTTTTTATAGCGGGCAAGTGTTGCTGCCAGCGAGCGAAAATAACACCCCTTGGGATTCTGTTTTGCGTTCGCCATCAGTTAGTGATAAAGACTTACTAGCAGAGGTAATTGCCAAAGGGCATGAACGTAACTTAAAAGTCTATGCTTGGCTGTTTAGTTTGAACTTTGGTTATGCTTATGCTCAACGTCCGGATCGGGAACAAGTTTTAGCTCGCAATGGCTATGGCAGAACGAATTTGTCTGATAGTGGAGAAGACGCCAAAGCCTTTGTTGATCCGTATAATCAACAAGCCAGACAAGACTATCTACAAATGCTCTCGCAGGTTTTAAAGCGGGAACCGGATGGTGTTTTATTTGACTATATTCGTTATCCGCGCAGCACCGGCACTAAATCGGTTGTTACCGATGTCAAAAATCTTTGGATCTATAGCGATGCGGCGTTCAACACCCTTCTGAATCGGGCTTTAAATGAAAAAGGACGGTTTTTGATTCGACGTTTTATTGAGAACGGTTATATTACCCGTAATGATGTCGAGAGAGTCACTGAGATGGAACCGAAAGGAAAACCACCATTGTGGCAAGGGCGCAAAGTGAAAGCAACGGAAGCGAAAATGACCTTGGAAGGTCGCCAAACGCTCCTGCAAGAACAATTATGGTACTTGAGTGTGGCTCATGCAGCGCAAGGAGTCATCGACTTTCTTTCCTTGGCGGCTGATTTGGTTCAAGGGCAAAATATTCCCAGTGGAGCGGTCTTTTTCCCGGATGCTAATCGGGTGGTCGGAGAACAAGGGTTTGATTCTCGCTTACAGCCGTGGACAAGATTTAATGATGTTGGACAATGGCATCCGATGTCCTACGCGGTGTGTGGTCGTGCCAGTTGTATTGTCGATTTGGTGCAACGAACCATGAGTGTTGCTGATTCTGAGTTGGAAGTTGTTCCAGCCTTGGCAGGGCTTTGGGGAAGAAACTATAAAGATCGTCCTCCGCTAGAAATGCAAATGGAAGCCATTCGGCGGAAAGTTCCCCGAGTTGCGGGTGTCAGTCATTTTGCGTATTCTTGGCAATTTCCAGAGCGCGATCGCGATCGTAAATTCTGTTCTTTGGGAGATAATTGA
- a CDS encoding MOSC domain-containing protein produces MARTFVGKLKTLWRYPVKSMQGEVLETSEIGTKGLLGDRAYALWDVATDRVASAKNPKQWSALLNCHATLAQTPETYQPLPPVHIALGNGLHLTSEQSDLNTHLSDWMGREVKFLTAAPETPTLDQYWPDVAGTAHRDTVTQLFMPPGTFFDSCPIHALTTATLRALENLYPTGNFAPRRFRPNLLIETESHSTGFIENDWVGQTITIGEEVTLQVDTACPRCVVTTLAQGELPQDLDILKTTAQHNNVIAGIRLSVKQGGTIRTGDPVWVEARTD; encoded by the coding sequence ATGGCGCGTACCTTTGTTGGCAAGCTGAAAACTCTCTGGCGTTATCCGGTTAAGTCGATGCAAGGAGAGGTCTTGGAAACGTCCGAGATTGGAACAAAAGGGTTATTAGGCGATCGCGCTTATGCACTTTGGGATGTGGCAACCGATCGCGTTGCTAGTGCGAAGAATCCTAAGCAATGGTCAGCACTGCTCAATTGCCATGCCACACTGGCGCAGACTCCTGAAACCTATCAACCGCTGCCTCCGGTTCACATTGCCCTCGGGAATGGACTTCACCTCACCAGCGAACAATCGGATCTCAATACTCACCTTTCTGACTGGATGGGTCGTGAAGTGAAGTTTCTCACTGCCGCACCGGAAACGCCGACTCTCGATCAATATTGGCCCGATGTGGCAGGGACTGCTCATCGAGATACGGTTACTCAACTGTTTATGCCGCCAGGGACCTTCTTTGATTCTTGTCCAATTCACGCTTTAACCACAGCCACCCTAAGGGCACTGGAAAATCTTTATCCCACCGGAAATTTTGCACCGCGCCGCTTTCGTCCCAATTTACTGATTGAAACCGAATCTCACTCCACAGGATTTATTGAAAATGATTGGGTGGGGCAAACCATTACCATTGGTGAAGAGGTGACACTTCAGGTGGATACGGCTTGTCCCCGTTGTGTTGTCACTACTTTAGCACAAGGGGAATTACCGCAAGATTTAGACATTTTGAAAACAACGGCTCAACATAATAATGTGATTGCTGGCATTCGTTT